The following nucleotide sequence is from Solanum dulcamara chromosome 7, daSolDulc1.2, whole genome shotgun sequence.
TATCCTCCCTAGACCTCATTTgttacactaggtatgttgttgttgtatttgcaATGGTTTCCATATATCCATCTTTTCTGTTCCTCTTCGTGTTTCAtcccctttttcttcctttctgcCTTGGCATAGGAAGAGGAGTTCTATGTTTGCGTTCAGTTGGAAAATTACTTGCTTTAATTGGAATCTCTTCACTTCTTTAATAGAGTAAAATGGTCTAACCCTTTTTCCAATCTCCCCTGCTTTTCTTTGTTGTATTTACGAGAAAGATAAGCAGGAAAGCTGTCTTTCTGTTGATGACTCAGAAACGGTTACTTAGATTTCTGATTCTTGCAGGTATATAGTCAAGAGAACAATGATGTCCCTCCCACTTTTGAGCTTGCTGGTGGAAACATTTGCCTTGTGACATCAATGGAGAAGTGGGAAGAAAAGATGTCTGAAGCCAATAACAGTGGCAAGATCGTAAGTTACTTAtcaattttggtattttttttcctttcctatTTCATATCCAGATAAATGCTATAGTTAGCCATCGCAAGCGCAAAATCTTGGTGAACTAAAATTTCAGTTAGCATTATCAGTTTCATGGTCCAGCATCATGTTTCATCTGCATAATTTCTTGACACAAGTGTAAGTTATACACGAAACCTGCAAATATGTCAATTCAAATCACCCTCCCTTTTTGCCCTTTTACTGGTTAGTAGTGCATTTGTTTCGTGAATATCTCTTACTTCTTTGTCTTCCAACAGGCAGTGGTAAATTTCAGCGCTTCATGGTGTAACCCCTGTAGAGC
It contains:
- the LOC129894668 gene encoding thioredoxin H4-1-like, whose translation is MVSIYPSFLFLFVFHPLFLPFCLGIGRGVLCLRSVYSQENNDVPPTFELAGGNICLVTSMEKWEEKMSEANNSGKIAVVNFSASWCNPCRAAAPGYHELANKYTSMIFLTVDVDELAELSTSWDIKATPTFIFFRDGRQVDKLVGVKNQELQKKLMNLAESTRSPG